One genomic segment of Helianthus annuus cultivar XRQ/B chromosome 14, HanXRQr2.0-SUNRISE, whole genome shotgun sequence includes these proteins:
- the LOC110908960 gene encoding chalcone synthase: MASSIDIAAFREAQRAQGPATILAIGTATPSNCVYQADYPDYYFRITKSEHMVELKEKFKRMCDKSMIKKRYMHLTEEYLKENPSICEYMAPSLDARQDVVVVEVPRLGKEAAVKAIKEWGKPKSQITHLIVCTTSGVDMPGADYQLTKLLGLRPSVKRFMMYQQGCFAGGTVLRMAKDLAENNKGARVLVVCSEITAVTFRGPSDTHLDSMVGQALFGDGAAAVIVGSDPDLTTEQPLFEMVSAAQTILPDSEGAIDGHLREVGLTFHLLKDVPGLISKNIEKALTQAFSPLGISDWNSIFWIAHPGGPAILDQVEQKLKLKEEKMRATRHVLSEYGNMSSACVLFILDEMRKKSVEDGAATTGEGLDWGVLFGFGPGLTVETVVLHSVPTTRPIVP, encoded by the exons ATGGCCTCCTCAATTGATATTGCTGCCTTCAGAGAGGCTCAACGGGCTCAAGGTCCCGCCACCATTCTCGCCATTGGCACCGCGACCCCCTCAAATTGCGTCTATCAAGCTGACTACCCTGATTACTACTTTCGGATCACTAAAAGCGAGCACATGGTTGAACTCAAAGAAAAGTTTAAGCGCATGT GCGACAAATCTATGATAAAAAAGCGATACATGCATCTCACAGAAGAGTATCTTAAAGAGAATCCGAGCATCTGCGAGTACATGGCTCCATCGCTTGACGCCCGTCAGGACGTAGTGGTGGTCGAGGTCCCAAGGCTCGGTAAAGAAGCCGCGGTTAAAGCCATCAAAGAATGGGGAAAACCAAAGTCACAAATCACGCATCTCATCGTCTGCACCACCTCCGGAGTCGACATGCCCGGTGCGGATTACCAGCTCACCAAACTCCTCGGACTCCGCCCGTCCGTCAAACGCTTCATGATGTACCAACAAGGTTGTTTCGCAGGCGGCACGGTTCTCCGCATGGCTAAGGACCTTGCGGAGAACAACAAGGGCGCACGTGTCCTTGTAGTTTGTTCAGAGATCACCGCAGTCACATTTCGTGGACCTAGTGACACTCACCTTGACTCCATGGTTGGTCAAGCTTTGTTTGGTGACGGGGCCGCTGCAGTTATCGTGGGTTCCGACCCTGACTTGACGACCGAGCAGCCCTTATTTGAAATGGTGTCTGCTGCGCAGACAATTCTACCTGATTCAGAAGGTGCCATAGATGGTCACCTTCGGGAGGTGGGACTGACGTTCCACCTCCTGAAAGATGTACCGGGGTTGATCTCAAAGAATATCGAGAAGGCATTGACCCAGGCGTTTTCGCCTTTGGGTATATCCGATTGGAACTCGATATTCTGGATTGCGCACCCCGGTGGACCCGCAATTCTGGATCAAGTAGAGCAAAAGCTCAAACTAAAAGAGGAGAAGATGAGAGCCACTCGACATGTTCTGAGCGAGTACGGAAACATGTCGAGTGCGTGTGTGTTGTTCATACTTGATGAGATGCGGAAGAAGTCGGTGGAAGACGGTGCTGCCACCACCGGTGAAGGGTTGGACTGGGGTGTACTGTTTGGGTTCGGACCGGGTTTGACGGTTGAGACAGTGGTCCTTCATAGCGTCCCAACAACCAGGCCGATTGTCCCCTAA